The Actinoplanes sp. N902-109 genomic interval GAGTACATCTATGTCCCGGACGCCCAGCCGCTGACCGACGACAAGCCGCTGGGCCCGGCGCCGGACCCCAAGCTGTACGTCACGTACGACGGCTCGATGGGCAAGGGCAAGCCGGGCACCGGCGCGGGCGCCCACGTGCAGGGCGCGGCGAACGTGGTCAACAAGATCAAGGGTGCGCTCAAGGACTGAGCTGATGCGACCCAGCGGAACGGGCTGTGCTCGTACCGAACTGAGGTCCGGCACGAGGCGCCCGTCCCGGCTGTCGGGGTGGGCGCCTCGCCTTGTCTCTTGTCAGGAAGCCTTTTTCCTCGCCGCTGCCTTCTTGGCGGCGGTCTTCTTGGCGGCGGTCTGCTTCGGAGCGGCCTTCTTGGGGGCCGTCTTCTTCGCTGCCTTCTTGGTCTTCTGCGCGGCTTCGACGCTGCGGCGCAGCACCTCGAACAGGTCGGTCACGTTGGTGGGCTCGGGCGCGGCCTCCGCCTCGGTGATCTCCTTGCCCTTCTTCTTGGCGTCGATCAGCTTGGTGACCCGGTCGGTGTAGGTGTCGCGGTAGTCCTTCGGCTTCCACGGCCCGGACATCGAATCGATGAGCTGCGCGGCCATGCTCAGCTCGGCGGGCTTGGCCTTGCTCCTGCCGGGCTGCCGGTCGAGCTCCTTCCTGGCGTCGCGCACCTCGTCGGCGAAGTACATGGTGTGCAGCACGAGGATGTCGCCGTCGGGCCGGATCGCGGTCAGATATTCCTTGCCCCGCATCACCAGCGTGCCGATCGCCGCCTTGTTGGCATCGGCCATCGCGTCGCGCAGCAGGGCGTACGTCTTGACGGTCTCGTCGCTGCCCGGCTCCAGGAAGTAGGTCTTCTGGAAGAACACCGGGTCGATCTCGTCCAGCTCGGCGAACTGGTGGATCTCCAGGCTCCGCGAGCGCCCCGGCGCCACCGAGTCGAGCTCCTCCTGGTCCAGCAGCACGTACTTGCCGCCACCCACGTCGGTGCCCTTGACGATGTCGTCGTACTCCACCTCCTTGCCGGTGCGCTCGTTGACCCGCTTGTACCGGATGCGGTCCCCGGTGCCCTTCTCGAACTGGTGGAAGGACACCTCATGGTCATGGGTGGCCGAATACATCCCCACGGGCACGGCTACGAGCCCGAACGTGAGGGAGCCGGTCCAGATGGGTCGCGCCATCTCCCCAGGTTAGACGCCCGGCAGCGGGGCCGGCTTCAGAACGCGCGGCGGTACAGCGAGCAGCCGCGGCAGACCTCGGGCGGCTCGGTGCCGGTCAGGCGGCGGCGGAAGTCCTGGTAGGCCGGTCCGGACCAGATCTCGGGGAAGCTGCGCTCGGTGAGGTCGCCCAGCGCCACCCGGTCGTCGCCCATCACCATGCAGCACGGTTGCACCACGCCCGCGCTGGTGATGTAGGCCGCGTCCCAGGGCCAGGAGCAGCCGCGAGGTTCGTCCGCGGCGGGTGCGCCGGTCACCGGGAGTCGCAGCCGGAGGCCCGCGGCGGCGGCCTCCTGCCGGGCCTGAGCGAAGGCGTCGCCGGCCCGGGCCTCGTCGGCACCGGTCCACAGCGCCTGGTCGGCGGCGAAGGCGCGGATGCCGGCGTAGGAGCCGGCCGGGTCGGTGTCGGAGAAGCTGTGCGACAGGTTCTGCACGTGCAGCTCGTCGACGCCGATCGAGCTCAGCAGCCGCACCAGGGCGGGCAGCTGGCCGACGTTCTGCCGCATCGCGACGAACACCACGCGGATCCACGGGGTGCTGCTGCCGGCCGCGCGTTTCGCGGTGACCAGGCCGGCCAGGTTGGCGACCACGGTGTCGAAGGTGGCACCGTCGCGGATGCCCTCGAAGGTGGCCGCGTCCGCACCGTCCAGCGAGACGTGCAGCCAGTCCACCCGGCTGGCCACCAGCTCGCGGGCCCGGCGCTCGGTCAGCAGGGTGGCATTGGAGTTGAAGCCGACGGTGATCCCGTCAGCCACCGCGACCCGGATCATCTCGGGCAGGTACGGCGACAGCAGCGGCTCGCCCAGCCCCTGCAGCGTCAGCCGGTTCAGCCCGGGCACCTCGCCGACCAGCCGGGTGAACAGGTCCAGCGGCATCGCACCGGCCAGCTTGTTGACCGGTGGTCGATAGCGCACCAGGCACATCGTGCAGCGCAGGTTGCAGGCCGAGGTGATCTCCAGTTGCAGATGCCGGGGGAGCGGTGGCGTGATATCGACCTGCATCACTGCATTATCCCACCGGTGCCGCCAGCAGGCCGGTCAGCGCGTCGACCAGTTCGGTGCCGGTGGCCCGCCAGGCGGTGGCCGGGTCGCCGGTGCCGGTGGCGAGTCGCAGCTCCTGCTCGGCGCAGGTGTGCACGACCAGGTTGCGCATCATCGCGCTGCGCGCCTTGCGTACCGGTCGCGGCAGTTCGGGCAGGCAGGCGTCGAGGCCGGCCACCACGGCCTGCACCGTCGGGGTGTCCAGGGCGGCGGTCACGATCAGCGCCCGGTGTAGCGGGTCGGTCACCACCTGGGCGGCGAACCGGGCGTACCAGCTGGGGCTGCCCAGCGTGGCGAGGTGGTCGGTGTACGGCCGGACCAGGCACTCCACCCAGTCGCGGACCGCTCGGCTGCCGTCGTGGCGGAACACGAGCTGGCGGCGCAGGTGTTCCATCGGTTCGGCGTGCCGGCGCAGGATCGCGCCGATCAGGTCGGTCTTGGTGCCGATGTGGTAGCCGACCGCGGCGTTGTTGCCCTGACCCGCGGCTTCGCTGACCTGACGGTTGGAGACGGCGAACAGGCCGCGCTCGGCGAACAGGCGCTCGGCCGCGCTCAGGATCAGCTCGCGGGTGTTGCCCGCGCGAATCGTGCGTACCTCGGCCATCGTGTCCCCCACCTGCGATTATCGGCCGCACCTTAACATCCGGCCATAGTCAGTCACTTGACTTAAGGCGGGTTGCTGGATTGACTGGGATGCATGTCTGATGTGCTGCCGTTTCCTGCGGTTCGGGCCGGGAAGTGCCCGTTCGATCCCCCGCCCGCGCTGCGCGATCTCCAGGACCAGGAGCCGCTGACCCGGGTACGGCTCTGGGACGGCTCGCAGCCGTGGCTGGTCACCCGCTACGCCGAGCAGCGCACCCTGCTCGCCGACAGCCGGCTCAGCTCCGACCTCCACCAGCCCGGCTATCCCGCCGCCGCACCGATCCGCACCGGTGGCGACACCATCGGCTTCATCCTGATGGACGACCCGGAGCACGCGCGGCTGCGCCGGATGGTCACCGCGCCGTTCGCGATGAAACGGGTGGCGGCCATGCGCCCCGCCGTGCAGGCCATCGTGGACCGGCTGATCGACGAGCTGCTGGCCGGCCCCAACCCGGTGGACCTGGTCGAGGCGTTCGCCCTGCCGGTGCCGTCGCTGGTGATCTGCGAGCTGCTCGGGGTGCCGTACGACGATCACGAGTTCTTCCAGGCCAACAGCAAGAAACTGATCAGCCGGTCGGTGCCCGCCGACGAGCGCGGCGCGGCGTTCCAGGCGGTGCACGACTATCTGGTGGCGCTGCTGGCCACCAAGGCCGAGCAGCCCGCCGCCGACGTGCTGTCGCAGCTCAACGAGCGGGTGGCAAACGGTGAGCTGACCCGCCGCGAGGCTGCCGGGATCGGCGTGCTGCTGCTGATCGCCGGGCACGAGACCACCGCCAACATGATCGCGCTGGGCACCGCGGCACTGCTGGAGCACCCCGGCCAGCTGGCCCTGCTGCGCGACTCCGACGACCCGGCCCTGGTCACCAACGCGGTCGAGGAGCTGCTGCGCTATCTCACCATCACGCACAACGGACGGCGGCGGGTCGCGCTGGCGGACATCGAGATCGCCGGCCAGGTGATCAAGGCGGGTGAGGGCGTGATCCTGCCCAACGACATCGGCAACCGCGACCCGTCGATGTACGCCGACCCGGACCGCCTCGATCTCACCCGCGACGCCCGGCGGCACCTCGCGTTCGGCTTCGGTGTGCACCAGTGCCTCGGCCAGCCGCTCGCCCGGCTGGAGCTGGAGGTCGTCTACGGCACGCTGTACCGGCGTATCCCCACCCTGCGGCTGGCCACCGACCTGGCGAAGGTGCCGTTCAAGCACGACGGCTCCGTCTACGGCGTGTACGAACTGCCGGTCAGCTGGTGAGCGCCGTCAGTGCCGGCAGGATCTCCGCGGCCGGTCCGCGCAGGTTGACGGTGGCGACCTCGTCCAGCGGGGTGGGCCGCGGGTTCACCTGGATCACCCAGGCCCCGCAGCGGGCGGCCACCTGCGGGATCTCGGCCGCCGGATAGACCAGCCCGGACGTGCCGATGGTCAGCAGCAGATCGCACGAAGCCGCCGCCTCGGCCGCGGCCGTCAAGGCGGCCTCGGGCAACGCCTCGCCGAACCACACCACTCCCGGACGCACCGCGCCACCGCAGCGCTCGCAGACCGGCGGGGTCAGCCGCCGCCCCTCCGCGGGCTCGTCAGCGGGACCGTCCGGTGGTCTCGGCGTGCCGCACCGCGCACACCGCGGCGCGGTCAAACTGCCGTGCAGATGGATGGGCGCCGGCGAACCGGCCTGCTCGTGCAGGTCGTCGACGTTCTGGGTGACCACCACCGTGCCCGGTTTGGCCGCCTCGATCGCGGCGATCGCCCGGTGCGCGGCGTTCGGCCGGGCCCGCCCGACGACCGTCCGGCGCCACTCGTACCAGCCCCACACCAGGTCCGGGTCGGCGGCCCAGGCCTGCGGGGTGGCCAGCGCCTGGGCGTCGAAGCGTTCCCACAGCCCGGTCTGGACGTCGCGGAACGTCGGGATGCCGCTCTCGGCCGACACCCCGGCGCCGGTGAACACCACGACGCTGCGGGCCTGCGCCAGCAGGCCCGCAGCTCGGTCGACAGTCATGACCCGGATTCTCCGTGATCAGACCCGGAACGTGCTCACCAGCCCCTGCAGGTCGGTGGACATGCGGGCGAGTTCCTCGGCGGCCCGCTGGGTGTCGGCGACGCTCTCGGTGGTCAGCCGGGTGGCCGTTGCCAGCTCGTCGATGCCCGCGGCGATCTGGGTGACGCCGCTCGCGGCCTCGCCGACACCGCGGTTCATCTCGCCGGTGGTGGCGGTCTGCTCCTCCACGGCCGCGGCGATGGTGGTCTGGTAGTCGCTGATCCGCGCGATGATCTCGCCGATCTCGCCGATCGCGGTGATCGCCGTGCCGGTATCGCCCTGGATCGCGGTGACCCGGGCGCTGATGTCCTCGGTGGCCTTCGCCGTCTCCTGAGCCAGGTCCTTGACCTCGCTGGCGACCACGGCGAAGCCCTTGCCCGCGTCACCGGCCCGCGCCGCCTCGATGGTGGCGTTCAGCGCGAGCAGGTTGGTCTGCTCGGCGATCGCGGTGATCAGCTTGATCACGTTGCCGATCTCGGCCGATGAGGTGCCCAGCTGGGAGACCGTGTTGTTGGTGGTCTGCGCCATGGTCACCGCCTGGGCGGCGACCGCGGCGGCCTGGTTGGCGTTCTCGGCGATCTCGCGGATCGACGCGCCCATCTCCTCCGAGCCGGCCGAGACGGTGTCGACGTTCCGGCTGACCTCCTCCGCCGCGGCGGCCACGGTGTTCGCCTGGGAGCTCTGGTTCTCGGCGCTGTCGGCGATCTGCGTGCTGGTGGCCGACAGCTCCTCGGCCGCGGCGGCCAGCGACGTCGACGCCGTGCCGAGCGACTGGACGGTCTGGCGCATCGTCGTGATCGCGCCGTTGACCGACTGCGCCGCCGTGCCGACCTCGTCGCGGCTGGCGACGTGCACGCTGCCGGTCAGGTCGCCGTCGGCCACCCGGGCCAGCACCTCGTTGACGTCGGCGAGCGGGCGGGTGATCCGCCGTACCGTGACGAAGCCCAGCAGCACGGCCACCAGGAAGCCGGCGGCCAGGCAGATCAGCATGAGGTTGCGAGCGGCGTGGTAGGCGTCGGTGTTGGCCTGCGCGGCCTGGGCGGCACTGTTTGTCTCGAACGTGGCGAGCGCGTCGAACCCGTTGTTGACCTGGTCGATCAGCGGCTGAGCGGCGCTGTTGTAGGCCACCTCGAAGTTGGCGCTGCCGCTGCCCGCCGCGGCCTCGCCCAGCGAGCCGTCGATCAGCTTGCTCAGCGCGGCCAGGCCGCTCTGCACGTTGCTCAGGGCGTCCTTCTGCCCGGCGTCGACGCCGAGGTCCGCGTAGGCCTGCACGCCCTGGGTCGCGCTCTGCGCGGAAGCCTTGGCGTCCTGGACGTGGCGGGCGCTGTCGGCGTCGCTCGACGCGCCGTTGGCAAGATTGAGCTGGAGCAACTCGTCGTCGAACTGACCCTGCGCGACCGCCAGGGCCTGCGAGGGCTGCAGATTCTCGGCATAGATGGCGCGTGCGTTTGTGTCGGCCCGGCTGAGCCCGGTGAGCCCTGCGCCGGCCACCAGACCCCCGGCGAGCAGCGCCGTGCCAAGTGCGACGCTGATCTTCACACCGACTCGTAGGTCACCGAACCAGCCGGTGAGCCGCGGGCGGGAGTCTGTCATGGCAGTCGTCCTCCGTAGTTTGTGTCAGCTCCCTTCCTTCGGCAGAAGTGGGCGGATCGCTTAACAAAGCAACCCAATTGCACCGTTTCAGGTTTTCGTACGCAAGCCGCGGGCTCGCGGTTCAGGCGCGCACCGCAGGCATGATCACTTCGTCGACCACCGCGACGAGGAAGTCGTCGCTCACCGCGGGGCCCTCGGTGAGCGAACGGTGCACCAGCATCGCCGGGCCGACCGTGGCGGTCATGACGCCGTCCGCGCCGGGGCGCAGCGTGCCGGCCGCCACCCCACGCTGCAGCGAGCGCAGGATCATCTCGCGGCACGGGTCGGACACCCGGTCCCGGACCATGGTGTGCAGGCCGATCGAGGTGGACGACTTCACCTGCTGGAACACCGCGCCGTAGGTGGTCTCCAAGGCGTCGCGCAGGCAGCGCAGCACGGTCAGGATGTTCTCGCGGACGTCGTCACCGAGCGGAATCTGCTCGGGGCGCGGAAGCGTGCTGCTGAGCGCGTCGAGCACCAGCGCCTCCCGGCCGGGCCAGCGCCGGTAGAGGGCCGCCTTGCCGGTGCCGGCCGCCGCCGCCACGCCCTCCATCGTCAGCTCGGCGTAGCCCACCGACTTCAGCTGCGCGAAGACGGCCTCGTAGATCGCCTGCTCCAGCGCGGCACCACGGCGCCGGCTCGGCTTGGCGGGAGAGTCAGCCGCAACGGTCATGTCCCACCTCCAGGAACCCCGGGCCGCCGACGCCGACGGACGTAGCGGGGGGTGATTGCGGTGAGCACACTGCGCCTCATATAGTAGACGCGAGCGTTCACTAACGGTCCTTCCTCGTGGACCTCCCGCACCACCCTCGCCCCGCCACCTTCAGGCAACGGAGGCAACCGTGACGTCATCCACCACAGCGGCGGCTGGTCCGACCGCCGCCCCTGAGCACGAGGTCGGCGGGCAGGGCCTGGCCCTCGCCGTGATCGCCAGCTGGATGCTGCTGGTCGGCATCGACGCTACCATCATGAACGTCGCACTCCCGGACATGCAGGCGCCGCTGCATTTCAAGACGGCCGACCTCGCTTGGGTGCTCAACGGTTACACGCTCGCTTTCGGCGGGCTGCTGCTGCTCGGCGGCCGGCTCGGCGACATCATGGGCCGGCGCAACGCATTTGTCGCCGGCGTCGTCATCTTCACCGTCGCCTCCGCGGTCGGCGGTGCTGCCACCACCGGATGGATGCTCATCGCAGCCCGCATCGTCCAGGGCGCGGGCGCCGCCCTCGCCGGCCCGAGCACCATGGCGTTGCTGATGACCACCTTCCCGGGTGCCTCGCGAGCGCGGGCCCTGGCCGTCTACTCCGCGGTGGGCGGCGCCGGAGCCTCGGTCGGTCTGATCGCCGGTGGCGTCCTCACCGACTTCGCCTCCTGGCGCTGGGTGCTGTTCGCCAATGTGCCGATCGGCCTGGTCATGGCGATCCTCACCCCGCGGCTGGTCAAGACGCCACCGCGCAACCCCGCTGTGCGTCTCGACATCGTCGGCGCCGTCCTCGGCACGCTCGGCGTCGGCGGCCTGACCTATGCGTTCATCCGGGCCGCCTCGGCGGGCTGGGGCGAGCGCTGGGTGGTGGCCTCGTTCGTTGCGACCGGCGTCCTGCTCGTGCTGTTCCTGATCGTCGAGCTTCGGGTCAAGGACCCGGTCACCCCGATCCACCTGTTCGGCGACCGGCGGCGCAACGGCGCGTTCCTGGCCACCCTGTTCCTCACCGCCGCGATGTTCAGCCCCTTCTTCCTGCTGACCCAGTTCCAGGAGGGCGTGTTCGGGTTCAGCCCGCTGCGGCTCGGCCTGGCGTTCCTGCCGATGACCGCGGGCCAGTTCGGCGCGATCCGGCTGGTGCCCAAGCTGCTGCCCAAGTACGGACCCCTGCCGCTGCTGGGTGGCGGCATCACCCTCATCGTCATCGGCATGGCCTGGCTCACCCAGCTGTCGGTCGACAGTGGCTACTGGTCCGGCGTCTTCGCCCCGCTGCTGCTGATCGGCATCGGCGGCGGCATCTGCTTCCCGACGCTCAACATGAGCATCCTGCAGAAGGTGGAGATGAAGGACTCCGCCGCAGCCTCGGGACTGCTCCAGACACTGCAGTGGGTCGGCGGCACCATCGGCCTGGCAGTCTTCGTGACCATCTTCGGCAACGCCCTGCGCGCCGACTCCACCGGCAACGCCACGCACGCCCTTGCGCACGGCGTGGCCACCGCCTTCCTCGCCGCAGCGGTGTGTGCGGCCGGTGCCCTCGTCGCGGCCCTGATCTCCTTCCGCGGGCGCCGGGCAACGGCCTGAGCCGTCGCCGCGTACGGGATGATCGGTACTCTCCGCGATCGCGGTCCAGCGTGGACGATCTGCCGGGACCTGCTGGGGTCCGCGCAATTCAGCCACCTTTGCCTCGATGGTGCAGTTCCCGGGGCTGTGCGGTGTCCGGCGAGACAGCGTTAGGGGTTGGCGCTCGGCGGAGTGGGGTTGTAGCAGCGCGAGGCGCGACGATAACGTTCGGTCACCGCAGCGGGGCATCCCGATCCGACGCAGCGCACAACGTTGTTGCTGCCGTGTCCCGGCCTCGAGCGGGCCGCTTGTGAACGATCGTCCAAGCACCACGAATTTATGCGGGGGAACGCGTGAACACTTCGATCGTCAAGCCCGGCATGTCGCCGTCCCCGGTCGATCCGGCCGGTGCCGTCCGATACGAGATCCTGGGGCCGTTGCGCATCTCGGGCGCGAGCGAGGGGCCGCTCATTCGGGCGCACAAGATCCAGGTCATGCTGGCCGTGCTGCTCATCCGCTCGGGTCAGATCGTGCCGATCGAGTACCTCACCGAGGAGATCTGGGGTGAATCGGCGCCGCGCCGGGCGACGGCAGCGGTCCACGTCTACATCTCCCAGCTGCGCAAATCGCTGAGTCAGCACGGCGCCCCCGACGACGCCATCGTCACCCGGCCGCCGGGTTACCTGCTCAACGTCGGCGATGCCGGGCTCGATGTCTACGAGTTCGAGCAGCGGGTGCGTCAGGGGCGGGACCACGCCTGGGCGGGTGCCCACACCGAGGCTGTGGAGTCGTACGAGGCGGCTCTTGCGCTGTGGCGCGGTCCCGCTCTCAGCGGCTTGCGGGACAGCCCGGTCATCAACGCGTTCGCCGCGTGGCTGGACGAGTGCCGGCTGGAGGCGGCCGAGATGATGATCGAGTCGAGTCTCGCCCTTGGCCGGCACCGTGCCATCACCAGCTTCCTCTACTCGCTGATCAACCAGCACGCCCTGCACGAGGCGTTCTACCGGCAGTTGATGCTGGCGCTCTACCGTTCGGATCGGCAGGCCGATGCCCTGCGGGTCTACCAGTCGGCCCGCACCATCCTGAAGGAGGAACTCGGTCTGGAGCCGTGCCGTGCCCTGCGTGACCTGCATCGGCAGATCCTCTCCGGTGCCGATCTGAGCAACGTCGTACCAACGTCCGGAGCCGCCTGATGGCCGGCGGGGATCAGGACGACCTGTGGATCCGGCGGTTCCATCCGGCGGGATCGGCCGGCCAGCGGCTGGTCTGTCTTCCGCATGCCGGGGGGTCCGCCGCCTTCTTCCGCCCGCTGTCAGCCGCACTGGCTCCGGAGACCGACGTGCTGTCGGTGCAGTACCCGGGTAGGCAGGACCGGCGGTCGACTCCCGGCATGACGGATCTGCACGAACTGGCCCGGGGTGTCGCCGATGCGCTCGGCCGATGGAGGGACCGCCCGCTGGTCCTCCTCGGTCACAGCATGGGGGCCACCCTCGCGTTCGAGGTCGCCCGGCTCCTGGAGGACCGTGGTACGCCGGTGGCGGGCGTCATCGCATCGGGACGGCGCGCGCCGGGCCGCCATCGGGAGTCAGCGGTACACCAGCTTGCCGACGACGGCATCGTTGCGGAGCTCCGCAGGCTCAGCGGCACCGATGCAAGCCTGCTGGGCGACGATGAACTGGTGCGGATGATCCTTCCCGCCATCCGCAGCGACTACCGGGCCATCGAGTCGTACCGCTGTCTGCCCGGTGCGACCATCGCGGCCCCCATCACGGTGCTGACCGGCGACGCGGATCCGCAGACCACCGCGGACGAGGCGAGCTCCTGGCGCGATCACACCCGCTCGGAATGTGTCGTCCTGACGTTCCCGGGCGGCCACTTCTTCATCTCCGAGCAGGCGACCGCCGTTGTCACGGCGGTCAGAGGGGTGCTCCGGGACCTGCGCGAGGTGGTGCCGGGACGGTAGAACACGGCAGCGGGAACGGCCGGGGCCGGTGACTCAGTCACCGGCCCCGGCCGTTCCCCATTCCTGTGCTCACTCGGCGATGCGTGTCCGGCTGGTCCAGCGGAATATCACGGCCGTACCCTCCGGTGCCGTTGTTCCGGAACCCTCGAGACGTTCGAAATGCTCGTACCCACCGTAGTGGGCAAGCTTGATCTTATTGATGTTCCGATGCGCTTGCTGCCGTCTCTGGTCTGCCGGAATGTCCTCCGGTCCGCCTTCCAGGAACGCCTCGACAGTATCGTTTTCCGGCATGGCATCCACCTCTTTCGCAGCTACGGCAAGTCCGGGATGCCATCCATTTTTCTGGATTACCGGAAGCAGGTACACCCGTACTGCCCCCCTATCTTGCGGCCGGTAACCTGCCGAGATCCGATCGATTGCTGATGCTCAATTTCCGATAGACCCGGGTCAGATGTTGCTCCACCGTGCTCACCGTGACGAAGAGTTCGTTGGCTATCTCCCGGTTGGTGCGCCCCCGGGCCGCCAGCTCGGCCACCCGCTGCTCGGCCTCGCTGAGCACCGCCAGCGCGTCGAAGCCGAGGACCGCTGGTTCGACCGCCGGGACAGGCGTGCTCGTGGGGCCGGTCAGATGAATCATTTCCGGGGACAGCCCGCACTCGACGGCCAGAGCCCGTGCCTGCCGGAGGGCCTCGTCCGCCTCCGCCGTGCGACCGGCGGCCCGCTGGGCCTGGCTGAGGTCGGCGTAGGCATGTGCCAGCTCCGAGCGGTCACCCGCGGTCTGCAAGTGCTTGATGCTGGAGCGCAGCTGCTCGATGCGCAACGGTACGGGAGACGTCGCGGCGAGGGCCCGTAACGTGATGCCGCGTGCTCGGGGGAGACCGGTGTCCACCATGGCGAGCTCCTCCTCGCACAGTTGTCTGGCGCGATCCCAGTCGCCCATCGCACGACAGGCCTTCGCAGCCTCGCTGCGCCACGGGATGATGGTGGGAAGGTCGAGCTTCCAGCGACGCATCAGATCGCCGCACAACAGAAAATCGCTGAGGGCTATCTCAGCATGGTTGACAGCCAGGTGGTAGCGTCCGCGCGCCTGGAGGTAGTGCAGACCGAACGGCGTCTCGAACAGCGCGGGCCGCATGTTGATGTTGAGCAGGCCGGCTGCCTCCTCGAGTTCGCCCATGCCGGTGAGCACCATGACCAGGACCGCTATCGGCAACCCGGCGACCACTCCCCACCCCGGGATGGGCAACACGGACAGTGCCGCGCGCGCATGTCGTTCCGCGGTCCGCAGATCACCCGTGCGGCCGCTGATCGAGGCGCGCATCACC includes:
- a CDS encoding Ku protein, translated to MARPIWTGSLTFGLVAVPVGMYSATHDHEVSFHQFEKGTGDRIRYKRVNERTGKEVEYDDIVKGTDVGGGKYVLLDQEELDSVAPGRSRSLEIHQFAELDEIDPVFFQKTYFLEPGSDETVKTYALLRDAMADANKAAIGTLVMRGKEYLTAIRPDGDILVLHTMYFADEVRDARKELDRQPGRSKAKPAELSMAAQLIDSMSGPWKPKDYRDTYTDRVTKLIDAKKKGKEITEAEAAPEPTNVTDLFEVLRRSVEAAQKTKKAAKKTAPKKAAPKQTAAKKTAAKKAAARKKAS
- a CDS encoding radical SAM protein, with the translated sequence MQVDITPPLPRHLQLEITSACNLRCTMCLVRYRPPVNKLAGAMPLDLFTRLVGEVPGLNRLTLQGLGEPLLSPYLPEMIRVAVADGITVGFNSNATLLTERRARELVASRVDWLHVSLDGADAATFEGIRDGATFDTVVANLAGLVTAKRAAGSSTPWIRVVFVAMRQNVGQLPALVRLLSSIGVDELHVQNLSHSFSDTDPAGSYAGIRAFAADQALWTGADEARAGDAFAQARQEAAAAGLRLRLPVTGAPAADEPRGCSWPWDAAYITSAGVVQPCCMVMGDDRVALGDLTERSFPEIWSGPAYQDFRRRLTGTEPPEVCRGCSLYRRAF
- a CDS encoding TetR/AcrR family transcriptional regulator translates to MAEVRTIRAGNTRELILSAAERLFAERGLFAVSNRQVSEAAGQGNNAAVGYHIGTKTDLIGAILRRHAEPMEHLRRQLVFRHDGSRAVRDWVECLVRPYTDHLATLGSPSWYARFAAQVVTDPLHRALIVTAALDTPTVQAVVAGLDACLPELPRPVRKARSAMMRNLVVHTCAEQELRLATGTGDPATAWRATGTELVDALTGLLAAPVG
- a CDS encoding cytochrome P450 → MSDVLPFPAVRAGKCPFDPPPALRDLQDQEPLTRVRLWDGSQPWLVTRYAEQRTLLADSRLSSDLHQPGYPAAAPIRTGGDTIGFILMDDPEHARLRRMVTAPFAMKRVAAMRPAVQAIVDRLIDELLAGPNPVDLVEAFALPVPSLVICELLGVPYDDHEFFQANSKKLISRSVPADERGAAFQAVHDYLVALLATKAEQPAADVLSQLNERVANGELTRREAAGIGVLLLIAGHETTANMIALGTAALLEHPGQLALLRDSDDPALVTNAVEELLRYLTITHNGRRRVALADIEIAGQVIKAGEGVILPNDIGNRDPSMYADPDRLDLTRDARRHLAFGFGVHQCLGQPLARLELEVVYGTLYRRIPTLRLATDLAKVPFKHDGSVYGVYELPVSW
- a CDS encoding NAD-dependent deacylase, encoding MTVDRAAGLLAQARSVVVFTGAGVSAESGIPTFRDVQTGLWERFDAQALATPQAWAADPDLVWGWYEWRRTVVGRARPNAAHRAIAAIEAAKPGTVVVTQNVDDLHEQAGSPAPIHLHGSLTAPRCARCGTPRPPDGPADEPAEGRRLTPPVCERCGGAVRPGVVWFGEALPEAALTAAAEAAASCDLLLTIGTSGLVYPAAEIPQVAARCGAWVIQVNPRPTPLDEVATVNLRGPAAEILPALTALTS
- a CDS encoding methyl-accepting chemotaxis protein encodes the protein MTDSRPRLTGWFGDLRVGVKISVALGTALLAGGLVAGAGLTGLSRADTNARAIYAENLQPSQALAVAQGQFDDELLQLNLANGASSDADSARHVQDAKASAQSATQGVQAYADLGVDAGQKDALSNVQSGLAALSKLIDGSLGEAAAGSGSANFEVAYNSAAQPLIDQVNNGFDALATFETNSAAQAAQANTDAYHAARNLMLICLAAGFLVAVLLGFVTVRRITRPLADVNEVLARVADGDLTGSVHVASRDEVGTAAQSVNGAITTMRQTVQSLGTASTSLAAAAEELSATSTQIADSAENQSSQANTVAAAAEEVSRNVDTVSAGSEEMGASIREIAENANQAAAVAAQAVTMAQTTNNTVSQLGTSSAEIGNVIKLITAIAEQTNLLALNATIEAARAGDAGKGFAVVASEVKDLAQETAKATEDISARVTAIQGDTGTAITAIGEIGEIIARISDYQTTIAAAVEEQTATTGEMNRGVGEAASGVTQIAAGIDELATATRLTTESVADTQRAAEELARMSTDLQGLVSTFRV
- a CDS encoding TetR-like C-terminal domain-containing protein; translation: MTVAADSPAKPSRRRGAALEQAIYEAVFAQLKSVGYAELTMEGVAAAAGTGKAALYRRWPGREALVLDALSSTLPRPEQIPLGDDVRENILTVLRCLRDALETTYGAVFQQVKSSTSIGLHTMVRDRVSDPCREMILRSLQRGVAAGTLRPGADGVMTATVGPAMLVHRSLTEGPAVSDDFLVAVVDEVIMPAVRA
- a CDS encoding MFS transporter, which encodes MTSSTTAAAGPTAAPEHEVGGQGLALAVIASWMLLVGIDATIMNVALPDMQAPLHFKTADLAWVLNGYTLAFGGLLLLGGRLGDIMGRRNAFVAGVVIFTVASAVGGAATTGWMLIAARIVQGAGAALAGPSTMALLMTTFPGASRARALAVYSAVGGAGASVGLIAGGVLTDFASWRWVLFANVPIGLVMAILTPRLVKTPPRNPAVRLDIVGAVLGTLGVGGLTYAFIRAASAGWGERWVVASFVATGVLLVLFLIVELRVKDPVTPIHLFGDRRRNGAFLATLFLTAAMFSPFFLLTQFQEGVFGFSPLRLGLAFLPMTAGQFGAIRLVPKLLPKYGPLPLLGGGITLIVIGMAWLTQLSVDSGYWSGVFAPLLLIGIGGGICFPTLNMSILQKVEMKDSAAASGLLQTLQWVGGTIGLAVFVTIFGNALRADSTGNATHALAHGVATAFLAAAVCAAGALVAALISFRGRRATA
- a CDS encoding AfsR/SARP family transcriptional regulator, with translation MNTSIVKPGMSPSPVDPAGAVRYEILGPLRISGASEGPLIRAHKIQVMLAVLLIRSGQIVPIEYLTEEIWGESAPRRATAAVHVYISQLRKSLSQHGAPDDAIVTRPPGYLLNVGDAGLDVYEFEQRVRQGRDHAWAGAHTEAVESYEAALALWRGPALSGLRDSPVINAFAAWLDECRLEAAEMMIESSLALGRHRAITSFLYSLINQHALHEAFYRQLMLALYRSDRQADALRVYQSARTILKEELGLEPCRALRDLHRQILSGADLSNVVPTSGAA
- a CDS encoding thioesterase II family protein translates to MAGGDQDDLWIRRFHPAGSAGQRLVCLPHAGGSAAFFRPLSAALAPETDVLSVQYPGRQDRRSTPGMTDLHELARGVADALGRWRDRPLVLLGHSMGATLAFEVARLLEDRGTPVAGVIASGRRAPGRHRESAVHQLADDGIVAELRRLSGTDASLLGDDELVRMILPAIRSDYRAIESYRCLPGATIAAPITVLTGDADPQTTADEASSWRDHTRSECVVLTFPGGHFFISEQATAVVTAVRGVLRDLREVVPGR
- a CDS encoding DUF5988 family protein, encoding MYLLPVIQKNGWHPGLAVAAKEVDAMPENDTVEAFLEGGPEDIPADQRRQQAHRNINKIKLAHYGGYEHFERLEGSGTTAPEGTAVIFRWTSRTRIAE